In Salirhabdus salicampi, the sequence GACTTTACTACATTATAGGAAAATTTAAACATGTATCGAATAGGGTAATTTCTCGCACCATAGACAAGAAATGAACAGGAATGCTTTTCGGTCAGCTTTTCTGTAATTAACGATTTCTCTGTTACGATATGATAATCATAATGTTGGAAAAAAGAATCAAGCTGCAGTAGTTGGGCTAAATGACCACCAATTGAGGAAATTAGTAGCAACTTTTTATTAGACATAGCGCCATCTCTCCAATCATGTTGCATACAACGAAATTAATTCATTTACTAACCGGTCTTGATCATTTTGCTGCGCAATCATTTCTCCCTTATCAATCAAACGTTTGTTTAATTGTTCATCTTGGAGGAGTCGTTCCATTCCTGCTTGTAAAGATGAAACATCCTTCGGTTTCACTAATATGCCTGCACCATCTTGTAATAGATGAGCTAAACCGCCAACCTGACTGCCAACAACTGGCGTATGGCAGGACATCGCCTCTAAAGCGACAAGTCCAAACCCTTCCATATAGGAAGGGAGCACGAACATATTTGCGGCGGCTATCCATTTTGCTACAGTACTTTGTTCCTTAGGACCGTGGATGGTAACATCTTGAATATGGTCTCGGTGTATCGTTTGTTTCATATCATCGAAAAAGTGGGGTTCCTTAATAGCACCGATGATGTGCAGTTCAATATCATCGTACTTCTGTTTTAAACGATGATAAGCAAGAATCAGCTCTTCTAACCCTTTTGCCCGAATGAAGTTACCTGCATAAAGGATGATGAATTTTTCCTTCGAAATGCCGAGCTTTTCTTTCGTTTCTCGTTTCGGAAGTGGGTGGAACTGTTTACGGTTCACTCCCATGTTTATTATTTCCACTTTTTTCTCTGATATACGGAAGTGTTCGACAATATCTGCTTTTAATTTCGGCCCCACAGCTACGATATGATCACAGGCATGTAATATACGTTGCATATGGTGTTGGATGATGGAACCTTTTTTCATCATTTTATCTACGTCACCACCATGAGCCGTGATAATCAATTTGGCGCCAAACCACCGTTTAAATGCTTGTCCGAGCCAGCCACTCGGAAAAATATAGTGGGCGTGAACGATATCATATTTCCTTCCTTTTAAAAGAAAGATTGCACAAAAGCGAATGAGCCAGGTTCCATATTTTTTCATGACGAAGATTTTCCCCATACGGGGGTCCTTTACCGCTAATACGTCAACAACATAGCCCCGCTTACGGAGAGATTCCACTTGATTTTTCACGAAAATGCCGAACGTGTGATGCTTTTTACTTGGATACATATTCGTAATCACGAGAATACGTTTCCCCTTCATATTTACACCTACTCCATCGAAACCGTTAATTGATAAAAATACGCTAAAAAGAGAGCCAAATAGATTCCTGATGCTGGTGATGAAAGGACATGACCAGCTACGAAGGCCGCCCCAAACCCTAATAAGACTACAATGCCAACCATAAAGGTAGAAGAATCCATATGTTGAATAATCGCTTTCCCGTTTTGCACTATATGCCAACCGTAATAGAGAAACGGAAAGAGAAGAATCGCAAAGCCAATCATTCCGTAACTAAAGAACCAATCAATCATATCCATTTCGACTAACTTTGGGATATCCGAATAATTTCCTCCTCGTCCCATCCCAAATAATTTTTGGATAACAGGGGCATTTTGATATTGATTAATTTTCACCTGAAGGAAATCCCCCCGTCCGCTTAATAAAGGTTTCGTGCTCATTTCTTTTGTCTTTTCTTCTTCAAGGGATTGATCCTCTACTACAATCGGCTGTTTCACCTTTGACATGGCAAATCCGAGATTGTTTCCGACAGGTGTAAGGGGGATGGCGCTAAACGTTCCAATTAACATGGGCAGGAGTACGAAAATGTTGAGCCACGCTTTTTTCGTAGACCATTCTGTAAAGGCAATAATCATGGAAGCAACTAACGTAATGATTAAAGCACCAAGGCCTACTTTCGTTCCAACAGTCAAAGTCGCCCATATGATAATGACAACGGATGGAATGAGCATTAACTTCACGTTCGGTTTGTGTCGGTTTAACACATACATCAACATAATGCCAAACCCCATCGCTAAAATGGCACTTAACTCATTGGCTGAGTAAAACCAACCTGAATGCCCTAATTTCGCTAAAGAATCATAACTACGCTTGCCTGTTCCAGTTAAAGAGGCTAATAACATGACAATACCAATAACCGACATGCCGATGAAAATATTGCGTTGTATAAGGAGTTGCCAATTTGTCCGCTTTGCAATGGTTCGTACGACGAGTATGTATGTAAACAACATAACAAAGAAATACGCTGTTTTCGTTAAATACGTGACCTCAACAGATAAAACAAAC encodes:
- a CDS encoding glycosyltransferase yields the protein MKGKRILVITNMYPSKKHHTFGIFVKNQVESLRKRGYVVDVLAVKDPRMGKIFVMKKYGTWLIRFCAIFLLKGRKYDIVHAHYIFPSGWLGQAFKRWFGAKLIITAHGGDVDKMMKKGSIIQHHMQRILHACDHIVAVGPKLKADIVEHFRISEKKVEIINMGVNRKQFHPLPKRETKEKLGISKEKFIILYAGNFIRAKGLEELILAYHRLKQKYDDIELHIIGAIKEPHFFDDMKQTIHRDHIQDVTIHGPKEQSTVAKWIAAANMFVLPSYMEGFGLVALEAMSCHTPVVGSQVGGLAHLLQDGAGILVKPKDVSSLQAGMERLLQDEQLNKRLIDKGEMIAQQNDQDRLVNELISLYAT
- a CDS encoding O-antigen ligase family protein codes for the protein MTYREGHLPNLEAFFLFFIIIQPILDVTAFFQLPIAQPVRVLAMALGVLYIALYQNKNVRNGFLIYLVIMGVFLLSHFIISYLYKPTFVLSVEVTYLTKTAYFFVMLFTYILVVRTIAKRTNWQLLIQRNIFIGMSVIGIVMLLASLTGTGKRSYDSLAKLGHSGWFYSANELSAILAMGFGIMLMYVLNRHKPNVKLMLIPSVVIIIWATLTVGTKVGLGALIITLVASMIIAFTEWSTKKAWLNIFVLLPMLIGTFSAIPLTPVGNNLGFAMSKVKQPIVVEDQSLEEEKTKEMSTKPLLSGRGDFLQVKINQYQNAPVIQKLFGMGRGGNYSDIPKLVEMDMIDWFFSYGMIGFAILLFPFLYYGWHIVQNGKAIIQHMDSSTFMVGIVVLLGFGAAFVAGHVLSSPASGIYLALFLAYFYQLTVSME